Genomic DNA from Alphaproteobacteria bacterium:
GCAGCTTTACGGCATTATCCAGGGAGGGGTCTATCCTGAATTTCGTGAAGAAAGCGCTCTTTACACCAAAGAGCGCCCTTTTTTTGGAACAGCAATCGGTGGATCATTAGGTGCGAATAAAGAGCAAATGTATGAAGTTGTGAGTCATACAATGAAGATGGTTCATCCAGATAGGCCCGTGCATTTGCTAGGGATCGGTGGTATTGAAGATGTTTTCCACGGTGTTCGTCAAGGTATTGATACATTTGACTGTGTATCGCCAACACGGATTGCCCGTCATGGTTGGGCTTTGGCGCCAAAAGTTGCTAAGAATCGGGTTAATATTAGGAATGCTCACTGCAAAGATGACCAGGCGCCCATTTTAGAGGGCTGTGGTTGTTTTACTTGTCAGAATTTTTCAAGAAGTTACTTGCATCATTTGCTGAAAGCAGGCGAACTTTTAGCGCTGCAATTGATCACAAGGCACAATGTTCATATCATGAATCGCTTGATGAGTGAGATTCGTGAGGCGATTGTTGCCGATAGGCTTGATGAGTGTCAAAAAAGCTGGCTGTAAATGATGGTATGCGTGCTCATTATTGCTGTAAAAGTCACGTAATTCGTTGATGATAGGAGTCGCGTAGGGAAAATCTATCAACGTCATCGTCACCACCTATAATTTTGCAGAAGATAATCGTCATTCAGAGCCGCCTCCTTAAGAGGTGGCGTGGAATCTCATCTAATTAACAACTGAGTGCAATTTCATTTGAGAGATTGCAGAGACTCCACGGGCTCCTGTAGGAGCCCTCTGAGTGACGGTATTTTCATCTTTTCATCAACGAATTACGTGACTTTTACAGCAATGACGGTGTTTTTATTGCAAAGCCATCTCACCATTTACATTGCATCTTATTCATTTGACATTAAATTAAATATTTGTTAGTTTTGAGTCGCATTATTAATGACTAATTTCTATTTATAATAAGGACAATTTCAGATGGCAGGTTTGAACCCCAATTATGTGCGTGAACGTCTACAAGAGGTCTCTCAACAAATAGCAGAAGGCCGAGAGGCGATGAGAGCTTCGATGAGAGCATTGACAGATGCTTCTGGCGCAGGACACGTTCTCAATCATGGTTTTAAGTGCAAAGAAATAAAAGCGTTGGTGAAGAAAGGAGACTTCGGTGATGAGTCTCATTTGGTTTCTCGATTAAGTTCTGACTTATGGATTGAGGTTTTTGAATACCTGAGGCCGAGAGAGATTTATAGTTTCATCATAAGTTCTAGGTATCTGTGCATGAGTCTCGAATTAGATTCGATTATGAATCGATTCATCCTTTTGAATAATCGCAGTGATCAGTTATCATTCATGGGCCAATTAAAGTTTCTGAGTCCTGAGATTCAATTCCCTATGAGAAGAATTGAATCAAAGGTTATTTTTACGTTGAGAGAATTGAAAGAGTTGCAACAAAGATCAACCACGCCATTTACGTGCACGAGTCTTAAATTGAGCAGTTCTAAGGAGCTTTTAGAGGCGGCATCTCATATTCCATTCCTGACACAAGTTGATTTAACTCAGTCAAATTTGTCACCTGAAAAGCTTGGTTCTCTTTTGAAAACAGCAAAGGATTTAGAAGAGATAAATTTATCGAGTAATCACACAGTTTCTGATCAGAACATGACGACGCTTGATATTCAGTCTTTGCCGAAGTTGAAAAAGGTGGATTTGACACATTCATTTACCGGAATCTTGACTGTGATGTTTTTTGCAAAAGTCGCTCGCAATTTAAAAGAATTGAATTTGTTGGGTTGTGGTATTCTGCGCGATGAATTGGTGAATTTAGGGCTAAACTTGTTTCCTCGGCTTGAGCATATGAATCTCTCAGTATTGGAATTGAGAATGGATGATATCAGGGCGGTGTACTTAGCGGCTCCACGTTTAAAGACGATAGGTTATAGTTCTGAGCGTATTGTATCCAATAATCTCGAATCGTCTTTTTTTGATATGTTCGCAGGTTTGGCTCTTAGAGGTCATGCACGTGCTGAGTTTGAACTAGCCCGCCATTATGAGTATGGTTTAGGCGTTCAGGTTGATTTGATAGAGGCCATAAAAAAATATGAAAAACTTGCAAAAAGAGGGGACGTTGAAGCACAGCTTAGGCTCGGCCTTTGTTATTTAAGAGATGATTGCCCTCTGCAAAATAGTAATATAGCCTTAGAATGGCTTTTAAAAGCAGCAAGTCAAGGTTCAGTTGAGGCTTTGTATCAGCTTGGGATGATGTATCGTAACGGTAATGGTATTCCTCAAGATGATCAAGAAGCAGTTAAATGGTTTAAAATGGCTGAAAAAAAGAAACATGTGGGTGCTATTCTTGAGCTGGGTGATTGCTATTTTTACGGAGAAGGTGTCCGAGAGGATCGTGTCTTGGCACATTGGCAATATAGTACTGCATTTGTGAGGGCTGATAAAGATTCTAAGCTACGAAATATTGCAGCTGTAAAAGTTGGGGAGTGCCATTTATATGGTGCAGGTGGGGAGCGAGATGAACACAGTGCATTTTTCAAATTTCGGGAAGCGGCTCAGAATGGCTTTGCAAGGGCTCAATATTTGCTCGGTGTTTGTTATTTAAAAGGCCGGGGCACTCAGCAGGATAGTACTCAGGCGAGAGAATGGTTTGAAAAGGCTGCTCAGCAAAATGATCGTCATGCGATAATGGCTCTTCAAAAGATGGATGAATCGCAAGGCTCATAAAGAAGTTGACATTTTGTATTGAGTGAGGTAGATTTTGAGCATTACAAGACGCTTCAAGGTCTCATATGGGAAGCGCATCATTCTCGGCAATGATTATTCAATAATGTTGGATACATACATAAATGGTTGATACACATTTTTTTAAAACTGAAGGTCCCTTTCGGCTCGATGATCTTGCATGCCTTTCTGGGGCGAGCCTTGAGCGTTGTGATGATCCTTCGTTTTTGATCTCAAATGTAGCCTCTCTTGATCAAGCAGGGCAAAGCGATATTACTTTTTTTGATAATCGGAAATATCTTCCTCTGTTTCAAAATACAAAAGCAAAGGCTTGTTTTGTTGCGCCAAGTGCTGTTGCTGATGCCCCAGCAGGATTGATTCTTCTGGTGTCAAAAAATCCCTATAAGAGCTACGGTTTGGCAGCCAGCGCTTTTTATCCGCGGCCAGTTGCTGATTCAACGATTTCTGCGCAGGCAATCATTCATGAGACAGCAAAAATCGGCAAGGGCTGTGAAATTCGTCCTGGTGTGGTCATTGAAAAGAATGCACAAATTGGTGAGGATTGTTTGATTGCGCCAAATGTTGTGATCGGTGAAAATGTGATTATTGGCGATAATTGCATGATTGGCGCTTGTTCATCAATCTATTATGCAGTGATCGGAAGCAATGTTCGCTTGCACCCAGGCGTTCGGATTGGTCAAGACGGATTTGGTTTTGCCATCGATCCCACTGGCCATGTGCCGATTCCGCAATTAGGACGCGTGATTATTGAAGACAGATGCGATATAGGCGCGAATAGCTGTATTGATCGCGGCGCAGGGCCTGACACAATCATTGGGGCTGGAACCTTTATTGATAATTTGGTGCAAATAGGCCATAATGTGAAGCTTGGGAAGAATTGCGTGATTGTGGCGCAAGTTGGACTCTCTGGCAGTTCTGAGTTGGGTGATATGGTTGTGATGGCTGGGCAATCTGCAACAGTGGGTCACATTAAAGTCGGGGCAGGTTCCAGAATTGGTGGACAAAGTGCTGTTTTAAAGGATTGTCCTCCGATGTCAGAGCTTTTCGGAACGCCTGCTATACCAATTAAGCAACATTTGCGTCAAATTGTAACGTTACGCAATATGACTTTAAAGACAAAAGAGAATAGACAGTAGGATTAAAGATGACAACAGAAACACCCGTAGATATTGTTGATATTAATAGAATTATGACGATGATTCCTCATCGCTATCCCTTTTTGCTGATCGACAGAGTTTCAATTGCTGAGCTCGGTGAGCGTGCTATTGGGCTTAAAAATGTGACGATCAATGAACCGTTTTTCCAAGGCCATTTTCCTGGGCATCCTGTGATGCCTGGCGTTCTCATTATTGAAGCGATGGCTCAAACAGCTTGCATTTTGGTCGTGAAAACATTGGGGTCTGAATGTGAAGGAAAATTGGTTTATTTCATGAGCATTGAAGAAGCAAAATTCAGAAGGCCTGTTTTGCCAGGTGATCAAGTTCATCTTGAAGTGACCAAGATTAAAAATCGCGGCATGATCTGGAAGCTTGATGCAAAAGCAAAAGTAGATGGTCAATTGGTGGCAGAAGCTGTTATCACAGCAATGATTAGAGATTAAGGATAGATAAATTGACAAATGTAGAAAATATTACTTTTATACACCCGACAGCTATTATTGGACCTGATGTCCAAATAGGAAAAGGTGCCTATATCGGCCCTTACTGCGTTGTGGATGGTAAAGTTAAGATTGGTGATTCAGTCAGACTCATCTCTCATGTCTCTGTTGCAGGCAATACAACCATTGGTGAAGGAACGGAGATTTTCCCTTTTGCCTCGATTGGTCATATTCCCCAGGATTTAAAATTCTCAGGCGAAGAATCTGAGCTTATTATCGGAAAATTCAATAAGATCCGTGAACATGTGACAATGAACCCAGGCACACAAGGTGGCGGTCTTAAAACCATTATTGGCGATCGTTGTCTCTTTATGATGGCCTCACACGTTGCTCACGATTGTATAATCGGAAACAATGTGATTCTGGCGAATAATGCAACATTAGCAGGGCACGTCACTGTCGGTAATCATGTTGTGATGGGCGGCCTTTCTGCGGTTCATCAATTTGTTCGGATTGGTGAGCATGCGATGATCGGCGGCATGTCTGGCGTTGAAAGTGATGTGATTCCATACGGTCTTGTGATGGGCGAAAGAGCAAGGCTTGCAGGCCTGAATCTTGTCGGACTTGAGCGCAGGGGCTTTGAGAAAACAAGCATCAATCATTTGCGCAATGCTTATCAAGAGATTTTCAACTCACAAGAAGGCACAATGAGTGAGCGCATCACGCGCGTTATCGACTCTCATCAGGATGAGCCCTTGATCGTTGCTTTGGTTGATTTTATTCAAACAAAAGAATCGCGGTCTTTATGTCAGCCGCGGTCAAGTCAGGCTGCATGATACCAAACACCATCCCTTATAAGTTAGGAATAATTGCAGGTGGAGGATCACTTCCATTTGCCCTTGCAGAGGCTGCTGAACAGCAAGGACAGGATTTGTTTATCATTGCTCTAAAAGGCTCTGCTGAGCAAGCCTTATGCGCAGGTCGCTCGCACTTTTGGGCATCAGTCGGTAAAACAGGCGCCGTTATTGCACGTCTGAAGCAAGAAGGGGTGACCCATCTTGTTTTTGCAGGGTCTGTAAAGCGCCCGTCATTAAAATCAATTCGGCTCGATTTCTCTACTTTCTGGCGTCTTTTAAAGCGTCGATTTCACTTTCATGGAGATGATGCAATCTTACGTTTTATTCATGATATGATGACAAGCGAAGGCTTTCAAGTTGTTGGCGCCCATGACATTTGTCCTGAGCTTTTAATGCCAGATGGGCATTTAACTCAAGAGCTTCCTAAAAAAGCTGCCATGAAAGATATTGCTTATGGTGTTCGTATCGCAAAAGAGATGGGTCGTTTAGATATCGGTCAGTCTGTTATTGTCCAAGATGGTATGGTTTTAGGGGTTGAAGCCATTGAAGGAACAGATGCATTGGTGCGTCGTTGTGCAGTGTTAAAGCGCAAAAAAGCAAATTTGCCGATTTTGGTAAAGATGTGTAAGCCGCATCAGTTAGAAGCGATCGATTTGCCAACCATTGGCCTTGAGACAGTGAAAGCTGTCCATGAAGCTGGTTACCAAGGAATTGCGATTGAAGCCGGCAAGGCACTCTTGCTTGATGCGGCTGATGTTGTTGCCTATGCAGATAAGCATGATCTGTTCGTGATGGGCATAAAGGAAAGTGACTTAAAAAGTGACCTTTGATCAAACAAAGCAAAAAGTTGTCGAAACGATTCCATCGCGGATCCGTGTTTTTATCTCAGCAGCAGAGGCCTCGGGTGATCTTTTCGGATCGCACATCATGAAGGAGCTCAAAAAGCAGTGTGGCCCAGATCGTGTTGAATTTGTTGGTATCGGCGGGCCTTATATGGCAGCTGAAGGTCTGCAGTCACTTTTTCCAATTGAAGATATTACGGCCTTTGGTTTTTTTGAGGTATTGCCAAAATTACCCTTGATCTTACGCCGGATGCGTGAAGTTACCAATTTTTTAACAAATGAAAAACTGGACGCCATTCTCACCATTGATGCGCCTGATTTTCATTTCAGGCTTTTAAAGCGTATGCATAAGGTCCTTAAAAAACGCAAATCGACTGTGACTGCTCATTTTGTTGCGCCCTCAGTCTGGGCTTGGCGGAAAGGTCGTGCAAAATCAATTTCTGGTCTTATGGATCTTTTGTTTTGTATCTTGCCCTTTGAGCCTGACTATTTTCGCCCTCATGGTCAAGAAACCTTGTTCATGGGGCATCCTTTGCTTGAAACAGTGAACTATTCTGATGAAAGACGTGAAGCTTACAGAAAAACGCTTGATCTTGATGAAAAAGATCAGCTGGTTCTTCTATT
This window encodes:
- the lpxI gene encoding UDP-2,3-diacylglucosamine diphosphatase LpxI (LpxI, functionally equivalent to LpxH, replaces it in LPS biosynthesis in a minority of bacteria.) → MIPNTIPYKLGIIAGGGSLPFALAEAAEQQGQDLFIIALKGSAEQALCAGRSHFWASVGKTGAVIARLKQEGVTHLVFAGSVKRPSLKSIRLDFSTFWRLLKRRFHFHGDDAILRFIHDMMTSEGFQVVGAHDICPELLMPDGHLTQELPKKAAMKDIAYGVRIAKEMGRLDIGQSVIVQDGMVLGVEAIEGTDALVRRCAVLKRKKANLPILVKMCKPHQLEAIDLPTIGLETVKAVHEAGYQGIAIEAGKALLLDAADVVAYADKHDLFVMGIKESDLKSDL
- a CDS encoding SEL1-like repeat protein, which produces MAGLNPNYVRERLQEVSQQIAEGREAMRASMRALTDASGAGHVLNHGFKCKEIKALVKKGDFGDESHLVSRLSSDLWIEVFEYLRPREIYSFIISSRYLCMSLELDSIMNRFILLNNRSDQLSFMGQLKFLSPEIQFPMRRIESKVIFTLRELKELQQRSTTPFTCTSLKLSSSKELLEAASHIPFLTQVDLTQSNLSPEKLGSLLKTAKDLEEINLSSNHTVSDQNMTTLDIQSLPKLKKVDLTHSFTGILTVMFFAKVARNLKELNLLGCGILRDELVNLGLNLFPRLEHMNLSVLELRMDDIRAVYLAAPRLKTIGYSSERIVSNNLESSFFDMFAGLALRGHARAEFELARHYEYGLGVQVDLIEAIKKYEKLAKRGDVEAQLRLGLCYLRDDCPLQNSNIALEWLLKAASQGSVEALYQLGMMYRNGNGIPQDDQEAVKWFKMAEKKKHVGAILELGDCYFYGEGVREDRVLAHWQYSTAFVRADKDSKLRNIAAVKVGECHLYGAGGERDEHSAFFKFREAAQNGFARAQYLLGVCYLKGRGTQQDSTQAREWFEKAAQQNDRHAIMALQKMDESQGS
- the fabZ gene encoding 3-hydroxyacyl-ACP dehydratase FabZ: MTTETPVDIVDINRIMTMIPHRYPFLLIDRVSIAELGERAIGLKNVTINEPFFQGHFPGHPVMPGVLIIEAMAQTACILVVKTLGSECEGKLVYFMSIEEAKFRRPVLPGDQVHLEVTKIKNRGMIWKLDAKAKVDGQLVAEAVITAMIRD
- the lpxA gene encoding acyl-ACP--UDP-N-acetylglucosamine O-acyltransferase; protein product: MTFIHPTAIIGPDVQIGKGAYIGPYCVVDGKVKIGDSVRLISHVSVAGNTTIGEGTEIFPFASIGHIPQDLKFSGEESELIIGKFNKIREHVTMNPGTQGGGLKTIIGDRCLFMMASHVAHDCIIGNNVILANNATLAGHVTVGNHVVMGGLSAVHQFVRIGEHAMIGGMSGVESDVIPYGLVMGERARLAGLNLVGLERRGFEKTSINHLRNAYQEIFNSQEGTMSERITRVIDSHQDEPLIVALVDFIQTKESRSLCQPRSSQAA
- the lpxD gene encoding UDP-3-O-(3-hydroxymyristoyl)glucosamine N-acyltransferase, with the translated sequence MVDTHFFKTEGPFRLDDLACLSGASLERCDDPSFLISNVASLDQAGQSDITFFDNRKYLPLFQNTKAKACFVAPSAVADAPAGLILLVSKNPYKSYGLAASAFYPRPVADSTISAQAIIHETAKIGKGCEIRPGVVIEKNAQIGEDCLIAPNVVIGENVIIGDNCMIGACSSIYYAVIGSNVRLHPGVRIGQDGFGFAIDPTGHVPIPQLGRVIIEDRCDIGANSCIDRGAGPDTIIGAGTFIDNLVQIGHNVKLGKNCVIVAQVGLSGSSELGDMVVMAGQSATVGHIKVGAGSRIGGQSAVLKDCPPMSELFGTPAIPIKQHLRQIVTLRNMTLKTKENRQ
- the lpxB gene encoding lipid-A-disaccharide synthase; translation: MTFDQTKQKVVETIPSRIRVFISAAEASGDLFGSHIMKELKKQCGPDRVEFVGIGGPYMAAEGLQSLFPIEDITAFGFFEVLPKLPLILRRMREVTNFLTNEKLDAILTIDAPDFHFRLLKRMHKVLKKRKSTVTAHFVAPSVWAWRKGRAKSISGLMDLLFCILPFEPDYFRPHGQETLFMGHPLLETVNYSDERREAYRKTLDLDEKDQLVLLLPGSRASEINRLLPKMLEVAEGLEKERKKPLLFMLPVAPNMKSVIEPYLDGLSIQVVLLTDMNQKYDAFAAADFALAASGTVSLELALMQTPHVIMYELPYLTGLLAKKLIKTPFVNLINILLTFEVVPEFLQERCDAELILEEVQEMLSSDVFQNKQLDCFGQAIEQLRREDQTASAYAVDVILDALSHRSWR